The following proteins are encoded in a genomic region of Oreochromis aureus strain Israel breed Guangdong linkage group 8, ZZ_aureus, whole genome shotgun sequence:
- the arsg gene encoding arylsulfatase G, producing MTEATPQLLFAAMLLFGLLLQTVSQHGPTADKPKEKPNFIIILADDIGWGDLDANQLEERANNTPYLNLMALQGLRMTDFHSPASTCSPSRAAILTGRYGLRNGVTHNFGVNSLAGLPLTEVTLPQLLQKAGYHTAMIGKWHLGHNGLYSPTNRGFDYYLGIPFSNDMGCTDIPGYNLPQCLPCDSYGPQVIRLKRNIHGGCYSRIGLPLIENSSIVEQPLDLWTLTEQYKSAALRIIHNASEQGQPYLLYIALAHMHVPLAPPLSPDAPTTDNHPNSGVYAASLRELDSLVGAIKNASDATDRDNTLIWFTGDNGPWEQKCQYAGSVGPFRGKWQTSKGGGSAKQTTWEGGHRVPTVAYWPGRIPANTTSSALLSGMDIFPTVLSLAGVTLPSDRRYDGIDATNILLNGEQLGHEFLFHPNSGAAGRFGDLQTVRNGKHKAFYITGAAEACGGGTGKQQVHDPPLIFDLERDEAEETPLDVKTTEYQVVAERIARRREKLLWDIATDKSVSIADYRTDKSAAPCCDLTQTVCRCPRLG from the exons ATGACGGAGGCCACACCCCAGCTTCTTTTTGCTGCAATGCTGTTATTTGGGCTGCTGCTCCAGACAGTGTCCCAGCATGGACCCACAGCTGATAAACCCAAAGAGAAACCCAATTTCATCATCATACTGGCAGATGACATTGGCTGGGGTGATCTGGACGCTAATCAGCTCGAAGAGAGGGCAAACAACACACCTTACCTCAACCTGATGGCCCTGCAAGGACTACG AATGACCGACTTCCACTCCCCAGCCTCAACATGCTCTCCGTCCCGTGCTGCTATCCTGACAGGTCGTTATGGCCTAAGAAACGGGGTGACTCACAACTTCGGGGTGAATTCTCTGGCTGGTCTGCCTCTGACTGAAGTTACCTTACCTCAGCTACTACAGAAGGCAGGATATCACACTGCCATGATCGGGAAATGGCATCTCGGACACAATGGACTATACAGTCCAACTAACAGAG GTTTTGACTACTACTTAGGTATTCCCTTCAGTAATGACATGGGATGTACTGATATCCCAGGATATAACCTGCCCCAGTGCCTCCCCTGTGACTCATATGGACCACAAGTGATCAG ATTGAAGAGGAACATACATGGAGGTTGTTATTCCAGAATCGGCCTTCCTCTGATTGAAAATAGCAGTATTGTGGAGCAGCCGCTTGACCTGTGGACACTAACAGAGCAATACAAGTCTGCTGCACTCAGGATTATACACAATGCAAG TGAGCAAGGACAGCCTTATCTGCTCTACATAGCACTTGCTCATATGCACGTCCCCTTGGCCCCTCCACTATCTCCAGATGCCCCTACCACTGATAATCACCCAAATAGTGGAGTGTATGCTGCCAGTCTGCGAGAGCTGGATAGTCTGGTTGGGGCAATAAAGAATGCTTCTGATGCCACAGACAGAGACAATACACTCATCTGGTTCACTG GTGACAACGGTCCATGGGAACAGAAATGCCAGTATGCAGGAAGCGTAGGGCCCTTCAGAGGCAAATGGCAGACCAGCAAAG GTGGCGGTTCAGCTAAGCAGACTACGTGGGAGGGTGGTCACAGAGTGCCTACAGTGGCTTATTGGCCTGGAAGGATTCCTGCAAATACCACCAGCTCGGCCCTGCTCAG TGGTATGGACATCTTCCCAACTGTTCTGTCTCTGGCGGGGGTAACACTCCCTTCTGACAGACGTTATGATGGCATTGATGCCACAAATATCCTCCTAAATGGTGAACAGTTGGGCCacgag TTTCTCTTCCACCCTAACAGTGGTGCTGCAGGGAGGTTTGGTGACCTTCAGACAGTTCGCAATGGGAAACACAAAGCTTTCTACATCACAG GTGCAGCAGAAGCATGCGGTGGAGGAACAGGAAAGCAGCAGGTCCATGATCCTCCACTAATATTTGATCTTGAGCGTGATGAGGCTGAGGAAACACCTTTGGATGTCAAGACAACTGAATACCAGGTGGTAGCGGAGAGGA